One Dromiciops gliroides isolate mDroGli1 chromosome 3, mDroGli1.pri, whole genome shotgun sequence DNA segment encodes these proteins:
- the TXLNG gene encoding gamma-taxilin isoform X1, which yields MATRVEGVARGRGGGEEATEPGRGGRRRSPRQKFIIGTMEEAGICGISVKSDMLSSAQRNDILQHQESNCRSSNSKKSLEEVEESNFLTKNNNLVSTAYCARESREETPGREARTDPPDGQQDIESDKIKEKTLGKEVLLLMQALNTLSTPEEKLAALCKKYADLLEESRNVQKQMKILQKKQAQIVKEKVHLQSEHSKAILARSKLESLCRELQRHNKTLKEENMQQAREEEERRKEATAHFQITLNEIQAQLEQHDIHNAKLRQENIELGEKLKKLIEQYALREEHIDKVFKHKELQQQLVDAKLQQTTQLIKEAEEKHQREREFLLKEATESRHKCEQMKQQEAQLKQQLSLYMDKFEEFQTTMAKSNELFTTFRQEMEKMTKKIKKLEKETIVWRTKWENNNKALLQMAEEKTVRDKEYKAFQIKLERLEKLCRALQTERNELNEKVEVLKEQVSVKDEDVDQMVSVLQPCTLHDSHKKLKTPSKKETGIPLEAEHNATDEGDGFQETVSMSSVPDTHSVD from the exons TTTATAATTGGCACAATGGAAGAAGCTGGAATTTGTGGCATAAGTGTAAAATCTGATATGTTAAGCAGTGCTCAGCGAAATGATATTCTACAGCATCAAGAATCTAATTGCCGCAGTTCAAATAGCAAAAAATCATTGGAGGAGGTTGAAGAGAGTAACTTTTTAACCAAGAATAATAATTTAGTCAGTACAGCATACTGTGCACGAGAATCAAGAGAAGAAACACCTGGTCGAGAAGCTCGGACAGATCCACCAGATGGTCAGCAAGATATAGAGAGtgacaaaatcaaagaaaaaacttTAG GAAAAGAAGTTTTGTTGTTGATGCAAGCCTTAAATACCCTTTCAACTCCAGAAGAAAAATTGGCAGCCCTTTGTAAGAAATATGCTGATCTT CTGGAGGAGAGTAGGAATGTTCAGAAGCAGATGAAGATTCTTCAGAAGAAGCAAgcccagattgtgaaagaaaaggtCCACCTGCAAAGTGAGCATAGTAAGGCTATTCTAGCTCGAAGCAAATTGGAGTCTCTTTGCCGGGAACTTCAGCGTCATAACAAGACATTGAAG gaagaaaatatgcaGCAAGCacgagaagaagaagaaagacgcAAAGAAGCAACTGCACATTTCcaaattactttaaatgaaattcaaGCTCAGCTGGAACAACACGATATACATAATGCTAAACTTCGACAAGAAAACATTGAATTGGGAGAGAAATTGAAAAAACTTATTGAACAATATGCATTGCGGGAAGAG cATATTGACAAAGTGTTCAAGCATAAGGAACTACAGCAGCAGCTTGTAGATGCCAAACTTCAGCAGACAACACAGCTCATAAAAGAAGCTGAAGAAAAAcatcaaagagaaagagagttt TTGTTAAAAGAAGCCACAGAATCGAGGCACAAATGTGAACAAATGAAACAGCAGGAAGCACAACTCAAACAGCAG CTTTCTCTTTATATGGATAAGTTTGAAGAATTCCAGACTACCATGGCAAAAAGCAATGAACTTTTTACAACCTTCAGGCAGGAAATGGAAAAG ATgaccaagaaaattaaaaaactggaaaaagaaacaatagtTTGGCGAACTAAATGGGAAAACAACAATAAGGCACTTCTGCAAATGGCTGAAGAG aaaACTGTTCGAGATAAAGAATACAAGGCCTTTCAAATAAAACTGGAGCGATTAGAGAAGTTATGCAGGGCTCTCCAAACAGAAAGAAATGAGCTCAATGAGAAGGTGGAAGTCCTTAAGGAACAAGTCTCTGTAAAAGACGAAGATGTAGATCAAATGGTATCTGTGTTACAGCCATGCACTCTTCATGATTCCCACAAAAAGCTGAAAACTCCCTCTAAAAAAGAAACGGGGATTCCCCTAGAGGCTGAGCACAATGCAACGGATGAAGGTGATGGTTTTCAAGAGACTGTGTCCATGAGTTCTGTTCCTGACACTCATTCAGTTGACTAA
- the TXLNG gene encoding gamma-taxilin isoform X2: protein MATRVEGVARGRGGGEEATEPGRGGRRRSPRQKFIIGTMEEAGICGISVKSDMLSSAQRNDILQHQESNCRSSNSKKSLEEVEESNFLTKNNNLVSTAYCARESREETPGREARTDPPDGQQDIESDKIKEKTLGKEVLLLMQALNTLSTPEEKLAALCKKYADLLEESRNVQKQMKILQKKQAQIVKEKVHLQSEHSKAILARSKLESLCRELQRHNKTLKEENMQQAREEEERRKEATAHFQITLNEIQAQLEQHDIHNAKLRQENIELGEKLKKLIEQYALREEHIDKVFKHKELQQQLVDAKLQQTTQLIKEAEEKHQREREFLLKEATESRHKCEQMKQQEAQLKQQMTKKIKKLEKETIVWRTKWENNNKALLQMAEEKTVRDKEYKAFQIKLERLEKLCRALQTERNELNEKVEVLKEQVSVKDEDVDQMVSVLQPCTLHDSHKKLKTPSKKETGIPLEAEHNATDEGDGFQETVSMSSVPDTHSVD, encoded by the exons TTTATAATTGGCACAATGGAAGAAGCTGGAATTTGTGGCATAAGTGTAAAATCTGATATGTTAAGCAGTGCTCAGCGAAATGATATTCTACAGCATCAAGAATCTAATTGCCGCAGTTCAAATAGCAAAAAATCATTGGAGGAGGTTGAAGAGAGTAACTTTTTAACCAAGAATAATAATTTAGTCAGTACAGCATACTGTGCACGAGAATCAAGAGAAGAAACACCTGGTCGAGAAGCTCGGACAGATCCACCAGATGGTCAGCAAGATATAGAGAGtgacaaaatcaaagaaaaaacttTAG GAAAAGAAGTTTTGTTGTTGATGCAAGCCTTAAATACCCTTTCAACTCCAGAAGAAAAATTGGCAGCCCTTTGTAAGAAATATGCTGATCTT CTGGAGGAGAGTAGGAATGTTCAGAAGCAGATGAAGATTCTTCAGAAGAAGCAAgcccagattgtgaaagaaaaggtCCACCTGCAAAGTGAGCATAGTAAGGCTATTCTAGCTCGAAGCAAATTGGAGTCTCTTTGCCGGGAACTTCAGCGTCATAACAAGACATTGAAG gaagaaaatatgcaGCAAGCacgagaagaagaagaaagacgcAAAGAAGCAACTGCACATTTCcaaattactttaaatgaaattcaaGCTCAGCTGGAACAACACGATATACATAATGCTAAACTTCGACAAGAAAACATTGAATTGGGAGAGAAATTGAAAAAACTTATTGAACAATATGCATTGCGGGAAGAG cATATTGACAAAGTGTTCAAGCATAAGGAACTACAGCAGCAGCTTGTAGATGCCAAACTTCAGCAGACAACACAGCTCATAAAAGAAGCTGAAGAAAAAcatcaaagagaaagagagttt TTGTTAAAAGAAGCCACAGAATCGAGGCACAAATGTGAACAAATGAAACAGCAGGAAGCACAACTCAAACAGCAG ATgaccaagaaaattaaaaaactggaaaaagaaacaatagtTTGGCGAACTAAATGGGAAAACAACAATAAGGCACTTCTGCAAATGGCTGAAGAG aaaACTGTTCGAGATAAAGAATACAAGGCCTTTCAAATAAAACTGGAGCGATTAGAGAAGTTATGCAGGGCTCTCCAAACAGAAAGAAATGAGCTCAATGAGAAGGTGGAAGTCCTTAAGGAACAAGTCTCTGTAAAAGACGAAGATGTAGATCAAATGGTATCTGTGTTACAGCCATGCACTCTTCATGATTCCCACAAAAAGCTGAAAACTCCCTCTAAAAAAGAAACGGGGATTCCCCTAGAGGCTGAGCACAATGCAACGGATGAAGGTGATGGTTTTCAAGAGACTGTGTCCATGAGTTCTGTTCCTGACACTCATTCAGTTGACTAA
- the TXLNG gene encoding gamma-taxilin isoform X3 — protein MEEAGICGISVKSDMLSSAQRNDILQHQESNCRSSNSKKSLEEVEESNFLTKNNNLVSTAYCARESREETPGREARTDPPDGQQDIESDKIKEKTLGKEVLLLMQALNTLSTPEEKLAALCKKYADLLEESRNVQKQMKILQKKQAQIVKEKVHLQSEHSKAILARSKLESLCRELQRHNKTLKEENMQQAREEEERRKEATAHFQITLNEIQAQLEQHDIHNAKLRQENIELGEKLKKLIEQYALREEHIDKVFKHKELQQQLVDAKLQQTTQLIKEAEEKHQREREFLLKEATESRHKCEQMKQQEAQLKQQLSLYMDKFEEFQTTMAKSNELFTTFRQEMEKMTKKIKKLEKETIVWRTKWENNNKALLQMAEEKTVRDKEYKAFQIKLERLEKLCRALQTERNELNEKVEVLKEQVSVKDEDVDQMVSVLQPCTLHDSHKKLKTPSKKETGIPLEAEHNATDEGDGFQETVSMSSVPDTHSVD, from the exons ATGGAAGAAGCTGGAATTTGTGGCATAAGTGTAAAATCTGATATGTTAAGCAGTGCTCAGCGAAATGATATTCTACAGCATCAAGAATCTAATTGCCGCAGTTCAAATAGCAAAAAATCATTGGAGGAGGTTGAAGAGAGTAACTTTTTAACCAAGAATAATAATTTAGTCAGTACAGCATACTGTGCACGAGAATCAAGAGAAGAAACACCTGGTCGAGAAGCTCGGACAGATCCACCAGATGGTCAGCAAGATATAGAGAGtgacaaaatcaaagaaaaaacttTAG GAAAAGAAGTTTTGTTGTTGATGCAAGCCTTAAATACCCTTTCAACTCCAGAAGAAAAATTGGCAGCCCTTTGTAAGAAATATGCTGATCTT CTGGAGGAGAGTAGGAATGTTCAGAAGCAGATGAAGATTCTTCAGAAGAAGCAAgcccagattgtgaaagaaaaggtCCACCTGCAAAGTGAGCATAGTAAGGCTATTCTAGCTCGAAGCAAATTGGAGTCTCTTTGCCGGGAACTTCAGCGTCATAACAAGACATTGAAG gaagaaaatatgcaGCAAGCacgagaagaagaagaaagacgcAAAGAAGCAACTGCACATTTCcaaattactttaaatgaaattcaaGCTCAGCTGGAACAACACGATATACATAATGCTAAACTTCGACAAGAAAACATTGAATTGGGAGAGAAATTGAAAAAACTTATTGAACAATATGCATTGCGGGAAGAG cATATTGACAAAGTGTTCAAGCATAAGGAACTACAGCAGCAGCTTGTAGATGCCAAACTTCAGCAGACAACACAGCTCATAAAAGAAGCTGAAGAAAAAcatcaaagagaaagagagttt TTGTTAAAAGAAGCCACAGAATCGAGGCACAAATGTGAACAAATGAAACAGCAGGAAGCACAACTCAAACAGCAG CTTTCTCTTTATATGGATAAGTTTGAAGAATTCCAGACTACCATGGCAAAAAGCAATGAACTTTTTACAACCTTCAGGCAGGAAATGGAAAAG ATgaccaagaaaattaaaaaactggaaaaagaaacaatagtTTGGCGAACTAAATGGGAAAACAACAATAAGGCACTTCTGCAAATGGCTGAAGAG aaaACTGTTCGAGATAAAGAATACAAGGCCTTTCAAATAAAACTGGAGCGATTAGAGAAGTTATGCAGGGCTCTCCAAACAGAAAGAAATGAGCTCAATGAGAAGGTGGAAGTCCTTAAGGAACAAGTCTCTGTAAAAGACGAAGATGTAGATCAAATGGTATCTGTGTTACAGCCATGCACTCTTCATGATTCCCACAAAAAGCTGAAAACTCCCTCTAAAAAAGAAACGGGGATTCCCCTAGAGGCTGAGCACAATGCAACGGATGAAGGTGATGGTTTTCAAGAGACTGTGTCCATGAGTTCTGTTCCTGACACTCATTCAGTTGACTAA